A stretch of the Pelmatolapia mariae isolate MD_Pm_ZW linkage group LG23, Pm_UMD_F_2, whole genome shotgun sequence genome encodes the following:
- the lnx1 gene encoding E3 ubiquitin-protein ligase LNX isoform X2: MKALLLLVLPWLSPANYTDNLGNLHILYSELCKGASHYGLSADRKRRSQEGECTDSTSELTIATLPNDGPTSAAVALLSDEPGLVNPAFDPSMEDNSQSGSTTSLAARSSTKKIRNFDRSSVRSRSFRRLNRAFSVLRRTKSGNAVSNETSEERDNARNSSVPQEVVALPQLHHLIPDGEVTSIKITRVDPSEPLAISIVGGNETPLVRILIQDIYREGVIARDGRLLPGDMILKVNGIDISNVPHCFAVTTLKQPCQLLRLTVLREQRHRYRSHSHGHPHGHITGGHPSHGLPHHPLRDDSIHVVLNKSAQEEQLGIKLVRRPEEHGVYIFHLLEGGLAARDGQLCIGDRVLAINGHDLRYGAPEHAALLIQASEERVHFIVSRQICLPTPDLIQEDPWGMDGPPPYSPVDLEQTLLDSCQKPACYEKTVSLNKEPHDSLGMTVAGGMSSRGWDLPIYVTNVDPDGVVGQEGSIRKGDILLNVNGVDLTGVTRGEAVANLKNTSSPVVLKVLEMRPPEDFVQDCTLPPCLTPSPTDSIKSPVPNDDYSPLWVSWLQLPRHLYCCKDIVLRRSTSGSLGFSIVGGQEEVNCNQSFFIRSIVEGTPAYNDGRIRCGDILLEVNGKSTWGMTHTALVRLLKELRGRITLTIVSWPGSLL; the protein is encoded by the exons GTGTAAAGGAGCCTCTCACTATGGGCTCTCAGCAGACAGAAAGCGACGCTCGCAGGAGGGCGAATGCACTGACAGCACCTCAGAACTCACCATTGCCACCCTGCCCAATGATGGCCCCACTTCTGCTGCTGTGGCCCTCCTGTCAGATGAACCGGGTCTGGTCAACCCTGCCTTTGATCCCAGCATGGAGGATAATAGTCAGTCAGGCAGCACGACTAGCCTGGCTGCTCGCAGTAGCACAAAGAAGA TCAGAAATTTTGATCGCTCTTCAGTGAGGAGTCGCTCCTTCAGGAGGTTGAACAGGGCCTTCAGCGTCTTGAGGAGGACTAAGAGTGGCAACGCTGTTAGCAATGAGACATCTGAGGAAAGAGACAATGCCAGGAATTCCAGTGTGCCACAGGAAG TGGTGGCTCTTCCTCAGCTCCATCACCTGATCCCTGATGGCGAAGTTACCAGTATTAAGATCACACGGGTGGATCCCTCAGAGCCACTGGCCATTAGCATCGTCGGTGGCAATGAAACCCCTTTAGTTCGCATTCTAATCCAGGATATCTACAGAGAAGGTGTCATTGCTCGGGATGGACGCTTGCTGCCTGGGGACATGATCCTCAAG GTAAACGGCATTGACATTAGCAACGTACCCCACTGCTTTGCTGTGACCACCCTCAAACAGCCGTGCCAACTCCTCCGGCTAACCGTGCTCAGAGAACAGCGCCATCGCTACCGCTCACATTCGCATGGCCACCCACATGGCCACATCACTGGGGGCCACCCATCACATGGCCTACCCCATCATCCCTTGAGAGATGATAGCATCCATGTGGTCCTGAACAAAAGTGCTCAAGAGGAACAGCTGGGCATTAAGCTCGTGAGGCGGCCAGAGGAGCATGGAGTGTATATCTTTCACCTGCTGGAGGGTGGACTAGCTGCACGTGATGGACAACTGTGTATTGGTGACCGTGTGCTTGCCATCAACGGGCACGATCTACGTTATGGCGCACCAGAGCACGCTGCTCTACTCATTCAG GCAAGTGAAGAGCGCGTCCATTTCATAGTGTCTCGTCAGATCTGCCTGCCCACACCAGACCTCATACAAGAAGATCCGTGGGGCATGGATGGTCCCCCACCATATTCCCCTGTGGATCTAGAGCAAACACTGCTG GACTCTTGTCAAAAGCCTGCATGTTATGAGAAGACAGTAAGTCTAAATAAGGAGCCGCATGACTCTCTGGGTATGACAGTGGCAGGCGGCATGTCCAGCCGAGGGTGGGACCTCCCCATCTACGTTACAAATGTGGACCCTGATGGAGTGGTGGGACAAGAGGGCTCCATACGCAAAG GTGACATTTTGTTAAATGTGAATGGCGTGGATTTGACGGGGGTAACACGAGGTGAGGCCGTGGCGAATTTGAAGAACACCTCCTCTCCTGTTGTGCTCAAGGTCTTGGAGATGCGTCCTCCAGAGGACTTTGTGCAAGATTGCACATTGCCACCTTGTCTTACGCCATCACCTACAGACAGCATCAAGAGCCCGGTGCCTAATGACGATTACTCCCCACTGTGGGTGTCATGGCTGCAGCTACCCAG GCATCTCTACTGCTGCAAAGACATCGTCCTGCGGCGGAGCACTTCGGGCAGCCTGGGCTTCAGTATTGTTGGAGGTCAGGAAGAGGTCAACTGCAATCAATCCTTTTTCATCCGCTCGATTGTGGAGGGGACACCAGCTTACAATGATGGCAGGATAAG GTGTGGGGACATCCTGCTTGAGGTGAATGGAAAGAGTACTTGGGGGATGACACACACAGCACTGGTTCGCCTTCTGAAGGAGCTCCGTGGCAGAATCACCCTGACCATAGTGTCCTGGCCTGGTAGCCTGCTGTAG
- the lnx1 gene encoding E3 ubiquitin-protein ligase LNX isoform X1, translating to MKALLLLVLPWLSPANYTDNLGNLHILYSELCKGASHYGLSADRKRRSQEGECTDSTSELTIATLPNDGPTSAAVALLSDEPGLVNPAFDPSMEDNSQSGSTTSLAARSSTKKSEFRNFDRSSVRSRSFRRLNRAFSVLRRTKSGNAVSNETSEERDNARNSSVPQEVVALPQLHHLIPDGEVTSIKITRVDPSEPLAISIVGGNETPLVRILIQDIYREGVIARDGRLLPGDMILKVNGIDISNVPHCFAVTTLKQPCQLLRLTVLREQRHRYRSHSHGHPHGHITGGHPSHGLPHHPLRDDSIHVVLNKSAQEEQLGIKLVRRPEEHGVYIFHLLEGGLAARDGQLCIGDRVLAINGHDLRYGAPEHAALLIQASEERVHFIVSRQICLPTPDLIQEDPWGMDGPPPYSPVDLEQTLLDSCQKPACYEKTVSLNKEPHDSLGMTVAGGMSSRGWDLPIYVTNVDPDGVVGQEGSIRKGDILLNVNGVDLTGVTRGEAVANLKNTSSPVVLKVLEMRPPEDFVQDCTLPPCLTPSPTDSIKSPVPNDDYSPLWVSWLQLPRHLYCCKDIVLRRSTSGSLGFSIVGGQEEVNCNQSFFIRSIVEGTPAYNDGRIRCGDILLEVNGKSTWGMTHTALVRLLKELRGRITLTIVSWPGSLL from the exons GTGTAAAGGAGCCTCTCACTATGGGCTCTCAGCAGACAGAAAGCGACGCTCGCAGGAGGGCGAATGCACTGACAGCACCTCAGAACTCACCATTGCCACCCTGCCCAATGATGGCCCCACTTCTGCTGCTGTGGCCCTCCTGTCAGATGAACCGGGTCTGGTCAACCCTGCCTTTGATCCCAGCATGGAGGATAATAGTCAGTCAGGCAGCACGACTAGCCTGGCTGCTCGCAGTAGCACAAAGAAGAGTGAGT TCAGAAATTTTGATCGCTCTTCAGTGAGGAGTCGCTCCTTCAGGAGGTTGAACAGGGCCTTCAGCGTCTTGAGGAGGACTAAGAGTGGCAACGCTGTTAGCAATGAGACATCTGAGGAAAGAGACAATGCCAGGAATTCCAGTGTGCCACAGGAAG TGGTGGCTCTTCCTCAGCTCCATCACCTGATCCCTGATGGCGAAGTTACCAGTATTAAGATCACACGGGTGGATCCCTCAGAGCCACTGGCCATTAGCATCGTCGGTGGCAATGAAACCCCTTTAGTTCGCATTCTAATCCAGGATATCTACAGAGAAGGTGTCATTGCTCGGGATGGACGCTTGCTGCCTGGGGACATGATCCTCAAG GTAAACGGCATTGACATTAGCAACGTACCCCACTGCTTTGCTGTGACCACCCTCAAACAGCCGTGCCAACTCCTCCGGCTAACCGTGCTCAGAGAACAGCGCCATCGCTACCGCTCACATTCGCATGGCCACCCACATGGCCACATCACTGGGGGCCACCCATCACATGGCCTACCCCATCATCCCTTGAGAGATGATAGCATCCATGTGGTCCTGAACAAAAGTGCTCAAGAGGAACAGCTGGGCATTAAGCTCGTGAGGCGGCCAGAGGAGCATGGAGTGTATATCTTTCACCTGCTGGAGGGTGGACTAGCTGCACGTGATGGACAACTGTGTATTGGTGACCGTGTGCTTGCCATCAACGGGCACGATCTACGTTATGGCGCACCAGAGCACGCTGCTCTACTCATTCAG GCAAGTGAAGAGCGCGTCCATTTCATAGTGTCTCGTCAGATCTGCCTGCCCACACCAGACCTCATACAAGAAGATCCGTGGGGCATGGATGGTCCCCCACCATATTCCCCTGTGGATCTAGAGCAAACACTGCTG GACTCTTGTCAAAAGCCTGCATGTTATGAGAAGACAGTAAGTCTAAATAAGGAGCCGCATGACTCTCTGGGTATGACAGTGGCAGGCGGCATGTCCAGCCGAGGGTGGGACCTCCCCATCTACGTTACAAATGTGGACCCTGATGGAGTGGTGGGACAAGAGGGCTCCATACGCAAAG GTGACATTTTGTTAAATGTGAATGGCGTGGATTTGACGGGGGTAACACGAGGTGAGGCCGTGGCGAATTTGAAGAACACCTCCTCTCCTGTTGTGCTCAAGGTCTTGGAGATGCGTCCTCCAGAGGACTTTGTGCAAGATTGCACATTGCCACCTTGTCTTACGCCATCACCTACAGACAGCATCAAGAGCCCGGTGCCTAATGACGATTACTCCCCACTGTGGGTGTCATGGCTGCAGCTACCCAG GCATCTCTACTGCTGCAAAGACATCGTCCTGCGGCGGAGCACTTCGGGCAGCCTGGGCTTCAGTATTGTTGGAGGTCAGGAAGAGGTCAACTGCAATCAATCCTTTTTCATCCGCTCGATTGTGGAGGGGACACCAGCTTACAATGATGGCAGGATAAG GTGTGGGGACATCCTGCTTGAGGTGAATGGAAAGAGTACTTGGGGGATGACACACACAGCACTGGTTCGCCTTCTGAAGGAGCTCCGTGGCAGAATCACCCTGACCATAGTGTCCTGGCCTGGTAGCCTGCTGTAG